One genomic segment of Candidatus Aegiribacteria sp. includes these proteins:
- a CDS encoding right-handed parallel beta-helix repeat-containing protein: MYIKDGIYNEQVIPQNSGSPGNYITYLAYPGDTVTIDGTGIPLPDWYGVFDITGKSYIEVTGLRVINSTDTGISAWESNSIIIENNYTYNTVSSGIGVWICSNIIIDGNEVELACNDGLQECITVAGTDTFEIMNNHVHHGGPGTNGGEGIDAKEGSSNGIIYKNYVHNMNINRLGIYVDAWDKHTYNIDVYQNIVHNC, encoded by the coding sequence GTGTACATCAAAGACGGAATCTACAATGAGCAGGTTATACCGCAGAATTCAGGAAGTCCCGGAAATTACATTACATATCTTGCATATCCTGGCGATACCGTCACAATTGATGGAACCGGCATACCATTACCGGATTGGTATGGAGTGTTTGATATCACGGGCAAAAGCTATATCGAGGTGACAGGTTTAAGAGTGATTAACTCTACAGATACTGGAATTTCTGCATGGGAGTCAAATAGTATCATAATCGAGAATAACTACACCTATAACACGGTTTCCTCCGGCATTGGTGTCTGGATTTGTTCCAACATAATTATTGATGGTAATGAGGTTGAGCTTGCATGTAACGATGGCCTGCAGGAATGCATTACAGTGGCTGGCACCGATACCTTTGAAATCATGAATAATCATGTTCATCATGGAGGTCCCGGAACTAATGGAGGCGAGGGTATTGATGCAAAGGAAGGGAGTTCAAACGGGATAATCTATAAAAACTATGTGCACAATATGAATATAAACAGGTTGGGTATTTATGTGGATGCGTGGGACAAACATACCTATAACATCGATGTTTATCAGAACATTGTACATAATTGTG